In Bacteroidota bacterium, a single genomic region encodes these proteins:
- a CDS encoding NAD(P)-dependent alcohol dehydrogenase — MKASVNVVYGPAEILQIKDVQKPVPKPNEVLIKIHATTVNRTDCGFRAPEYFIVRLFSGIFKPKHHILGNELSGVIEAVGEAVKNFKPGDAVFGLSTYKFGAHAEYICVPETGSIALKPNNMSHTEAAAVCDGMMLGNNLIRKIKFKNTPHILINGASGSIGTACVQLAKMGGAEITAVCAGSNFDLIRSLGATTLIDYTKEDFTKRKLQFDYVIDAVGKSSFFKCKRILKPGGTYFSTELGYLSQNVFLALLTPLLPGKKVKFPIPTDSQKDILYFKSLLESGNYKAVIDKIYPLEEIVAATKYVETGMKTGNVVVTF; from the coding sequence ATGAAAGCAAGCGTTAATGTAGTTTATGGGCCTGCAGAAATCCTGCAAATAAAGGACGTACAAAAGCCGGTGCCGAAACCCAATGAAGTACTTATTAAAATTCACGCCACAACGGTTAACCGCACCGATTGTGGATTTCGTGCTCCGGAGTATTTTATTGTTCGATTATTTAGTGGCATTTTTAAACCTAAACATCACATCCTTGGAAATGAACTTTCTGGAGTGATTGAAGCAGTAGGTGAAGCGGTAAAAAATTTTAAACCGGGTGATGCTGTCTTCGGGCTAAGCACCTATAAATTTGGTGCGCATGCCGAATATATTTGTGTTCCCGAAACCGGCTCCATTGCTCTTAAACCAAACAACATGAGCCACACCGAAGCGGCAGCAGTATGTGACGGCATGATGTTAGGAAATAATTTAATTCGAAAAATTAAATTTAAAAATACCCCTCACATTTTAATCAACGGTGCAAGCGGCTCTATTGGAACAGCCTGTGTACAACTTGCAAAAATGGGTGGTGCAGAGATTACAGCCGTGTGTGCCGGGTCTAATTTCGATTTAATCAGGTCATTGGGAGCAACTACTTTAATTGATTACACAAAAGAAGATTTCACAAAAAGAAAGCTGCAATTTGATTATGTTATTGATGCGGTTGGAAAAAGTTCTTTCTTTAAATGCAAAAGAATTCTAAAACCCGGTGGTACCTATTTTTCAACAGAGTTAGGATACCTTTCGCAAAATGTTTTTCTGGCATTGCTCACACCGTTGCTGCCGGGCAAAAAAGTAAAGTTCCCAATTCCTACTGACAGTCAAAAGGATATTTTGTATTTTAAATCGTTACTTGAAAGTGGAAATTACAAGGCTGTTATTGATAAAATTTATCCTCTCGAAGAAATTGTAGCAGCAACAAAGTATGTGGAAACAGGCATGAAAACTGGTAATGTAGTGGTGACATTTTAA
- a CDS encoding GH3 auxin-responsive promoter family protein, whose amino-acid sequence MAILGPLFQRIVDLQKTMPKVRKRKNPATIQKNTLKKLLWKAQNTSFGKHYNFGDIYFASDPVKAFQKNIPVFDYNKIYEAWWHRTLNGEQDVCWPGKTKYFALSSGTSEAASKHIPITADILRSIKRTSIRQILSLANYDILVEVLGKGFLAIGGSTNLRFKGTYFEGDLSGISARSVPFWFQQFNKPGMAINMERDWETKIEKIVDSAKDWDIGFIAGVPAWVQIVIEKVIERYHAKTIHDVWPNLRVFVHGGVSLEPYRKSFEKYFAHPIIYIDTYLASEGFVAFQTRPETQSMQMNLNNGIFFEFVPFTDKNFDADGAIVDQPETLLIDEVEEDKEYALLMSTNAGAWRYLIGDTVKFTSKLRSEILITGRTKHFLSLCGEHLSVDNMNHAIARLADEFNLVINEYTVAGINYEGRFAHNWYVGVNEKADATLFRKRLDEILCEINDDYAVERQAALKEIFVELLPISVFHEWMRAKGKQGGSHKFPRVMKKAQLDEWKSFIAAQTQLAF is encoded by the coding sequence ATGGCCATTTTAGGTCCTCTTTTTCAACGGATTGTAGACTTGCAGAAAACCATGCCCAAGGTAAGGAAACGCAAGAATCCTGCTACTATTCAAAAAAACACGCTCAAAAAATTATTGTGGAAAGCCCAGAATACCAGCTTTGGCAAACACTATAATTTTGGGGATATTTATTTCGCATCCGACCCGGTAAAAGCATTTCAAAAAAACATACCGGTTTTTGATTACAATAAAATATATGAAGCATGGTGGCACCGCACGCTTAACGGCGAACAAGATGTTTGCTGGCCGGGTAAAACAAAATACTTTGCACTAAGCTCCGGTACCTCCGAAGCAGCAAGTAAGCACATCCCAATTACTGCCGACATTTTACGCTCCATCAAGCGCACCAGTATTCGCCAAATACTATCACTGGCGAATTACGATATCTTAGTGGAAGTGCTGGGTAAAGGCTTTTTAGCCATTGGTGGCAGTACCAATTTGCGTTTTAAAGGTACTTATTTTGAAGGCGATCTTTCAGGAATATCGGCACGGTCCGTTCCTTTTTGGTTTCAGCAATTTAATAAACCGGGAATGGCCATCAACATGGAGCGTGACTGGGAAACAAAAATTGAAAAGATTGTAGACAGTGCAAAGGATTGGGACATTGGCTTTATTGCCGGAGTTCCGGCCTGGGTGCAAATTGTAATTGAGAAAGTAATTGAACGCTATCATGCTAAAACCATACACGATGTGTGGCCTAACTTGCGTGTATTTGTGCACGGAGGCGTGTCGCTAGAGCCTTATCGAAAGAGTTTTGAAAAATACTTTGCGCACCCCATTATTTACATCGATACCTATTTAGCTTCCGAAGGATTTGTTGCCTTTCAAACAAGGCCGGAAACACAGTCCATGCAAATGAACCTGAATAATGGGATATTTTTTGAATTTGTGCCTTTTACCGATAAGAATTTTGATGCCGACGGAGCTATTGTTGACCAGCCCGAAACGCTCTTAATTGACGAGGTAGAGGAAGATAAAGAGTACGCTTTGCTCATGAGTACCAATGCAGGTGCCTGGCGCTATTTAATTGGGGATACCGTTAAATTTACTTCCAAGTTGCGAAGTGAAATTTTAATCACCGGACGTACCAAACACTTTTTAAGCCTTTGCGGCGAGCACCTTTCGGTGGATAATATGAACCATGCCATTGCACGCTTAGCAGATGAATTTAATTTGGTAATTAATGAATATACCGTTGCCGGTATTAATTATGAAGGGCGCTTTGCACACAATTGGTATGTGGGCGTGAATGAAAAAGCAGATGCCACGCTGTTTCGTAAACGTTTGGATGAAATACTGTGCGAAATTAATGACGATTACGCTGTTGAACGACAAGCTGCACTTAAAGAAATATTTGTTGAGCTCCTTCCAATTAGCGTTTTCCATGAATGGATGCGTGCTAAGGGAAAGCAAGGCGGCTCGCACAAATTTCCACGTGTCATGAAAAAGGCACAATTGGATGAATGGAAGTCATTCATTGCCGCACAAACACAATTAGCTTTTTAA
- a CDS encoding LysE family transporter gives MFSAFFHGILLGLLLSILIGPVFFMLIKTSIHDGFRDAMFLEAGIFLSDVFCITLSYLGLAQLFMKPEYESIILICGGIILLIFGITTYLSHKKMADPDAPPKRTPVHKLMMKGFFFNLSNPSVILFWIGAVGITASQYKSDPLNVSVYFTGTLLMVTVIDVLKALLAVRIKTLLTPKMFVRINKISGAAIFAFGLFLMMKVLLKSI, from the coding sequence ATGTTCTCAGCATTCTTTCATGGAATACTCTTAGGATTATTGCTGAGCATTCTCATTGGTCCGGTTTTTTTCATGCTTATCAAAACCAGCATTCACGACGGCTTTAGAGATGCCATGTTTTTGGAAGCCGGAATTTTTTTAAGTGATGTGTTTTGTATAACACTCTCGTACCTTGGACTGGCTCAGCTTTTCATGAAACCTGAGTACGAATCGATTATCCTAATTTGCGGCGGTATTATTTTGCTCATCTTTGGAATTACAACCTATTTGAGTCACAAAAAAATGGCCGATCCGGATGCGCCCCCCAAAAGAACTCCAGTGCACAAATTAATGATGAAAGGCTTTTTCTTTAACCTAAGCAACCCTTCGGTAATTTTATTTTGGATTGGAGCGGTGGGAATTACGGCGTCACAATACAAAAGTGATCCGCTAAATGTAAGTGTTTATTTTACCGGAACATTGCTTATGGTTACAGTTATTGATGTTTTAAAAGCCTTGTTAGCTGTGCGCATCAAAACATTACTGACGCCAAAAATGTTTGTGCGCATCAATAAAATTTCGGGCGCTGCAATTTTCGCTTTTGGATTATTTCTCATGATGAAAGTACTATTAAAAAGTATCTGA
- a CDS encoding rRNA pseudouridine synthase: MPKEFSKKRDASRPTKSTYRGNDKGSGSERSGENRYFKSNDFNAKPSGDRPFRKSYADNVDKPRESKEGGERKPWSSDRPKKSYTSDFKPRENKEGSERKPWSSDRPKKSFSSDFKSKETRGTSEDKGWSSDRPKKPYSSDFKPRENKESGELKPWSSDRPKKAYSADAKPRENKEGEERKSWSSERPKKSFSSDFKPRERSEGGERKSYNSNRPIKKFDNKGSKYSPENFGVTGENSESAKPRRARVSTVKKKTELDENDVQYGSVRLNKYIANAGICSRREADVLIETGAITVNGKIVSELGYKVSATDIVAYGGQGIRREKNVYILLNKPKDYITTADDPLERKTVMHLIKGACKERVYPVGRLDRNSTGLLIMTNDGELTKKLTHPRYEKKKIYHIELDRPLTKDDMQKILEGVELEDGMVHVDEISYVTGAASKKEVGIELHSGKNRVIRRIFEHLSYDVKKLDRVYFAGLSKKDLPRGRWRFLTDREVAMLNSK, encoded by the coding sequence ATGCCTAAAGAGTTCAGCAAAAAGAGAGATGCCTCTCGTCCTACTAAAAGTACTTATCGTGGTAACGATAAAGGCTCCGGTAGTGAAAGATCCGGAGAAAACAGATACTTCAAAAGCAATGATTTTAATGCAAAACCTTCCGGCGATAGACCGTTTAGAAAATCGTATGCCGATAATGTAGATAAACCCAGAGAAAGTAAAGAAGGCGGAGAACGTAAACCTTGGAGCAGCGACCGTCCAAAGAAATCGTATACCTCCGATTTCAAACCGCGTGAAAATAAGGAAGGTAGCGAACGTAAGCCTTGGAGCAGCGATCGTCCAAAAAAATCTTTTTCATCCGATTTTAAATCGAAAGAGACCCGAGGTACTTCAGAAGATAAAGGTTGGAGCAGTGATAGACCTAAGAAACCCTACTCATCTGATTTTAAACCACGAGAAAATAAGGAAAGTGGCGAGCTCAAACCTTGGAGTAGTGATAGGCCTAAAAAGGCATATTCAGCTGATGCTAAACCAAGAGAGAATAAAGAGGGAGAAGAACGAAAGAGCTGGAGCAGCGAGCGACCTAAAAAATCATTTTCATCCGATTTTAAACCGCGCGAAAGAAGCGAAGGTGGAGAGCGAAAAAGCTATAATTCCAATCGCCCGATAAAGAAATTTGACAACAAGGGTTCAAAATATTCTCCTGAAAATTTTGGAGTTACCGGCGAGAATTCGGAAAGTGCAAAACCAAGAAGAGCAAGGGTTTCGACAGTTAAGAAGAAGACAGAGTTGGACGAAAACGATGTGCAGTATGGAAGCGTGCGTCTCAATAAGTATATCGCCAATGCCGGAATTTGTTCTCGCAGAGAAGCCGATGTGCTTATCGAAACAGGTGCCATTACAGTGAATGGTAAAATCGTAAGTGAACTTGGATACAAAGTTAGCGCTACCGATATTGTGGCCTATGGTGGTCAGGGAATTCGACGCGAAAAAAATGTTTACATCTTATTAAATAAACCCAAGGATTATATCACTACAGCTGACGATCCTTTGGAGCGCAAAACAGTGATGCACTTAATTAAAGGAGCTTGCAAAGAACGTGTTTATCCGGTGGGCCGATTGGATAGAAATTCAACCGGTTTGCTTATTATGACCAATGATGGTGAGCTCACTAAAAAACTCACACATCCCCGCTACGAAAAAAAGAAAATTTATCACATCGAATTGGATCGCCCACTGACGAAGGACGATATGCAAAAAATATTAGAAGGCGTAGAATTGGAAGATGGTATGGTGCATGTGGATGAGATTAGTTATGTAACCGGTGCTGCCAGTAAAAAGGAAGTTGGAATTGAATTGCATTCCGGTAAAAATCGCGTGATTCGAAGAATATTTGAACACTTGAGTTACGATGTAAAGAAACTCGATCGCGTGTATTTTGCAGGCTTATCTAAAAAGGATTTGCCTCGGGGCAGATGGCGTTTTTTAACCGACCGTGAGGTGGCTATGTTAAACTCTAAATAA